In Gossypium arboreum isolate Shixiya-1 chromosome 5, ASM2569848v2, whole genome shotgun sequence, a single genomic region encodes these proteins:
- the LOC108456146 gene encoding glycine dehydrogenase (decarboxylating), mitochondrial → MERARKVANRAILKRLVNESKQSRNGEISSRSPVSYTPSRYVSSLSPFGSKNHSRSDSLGARNVSNNVGFGVGSQIRSISVEALKSSDTFPRRHNSATPEEQTKMAESCGFDSLDALIDATVPKAIRIDSMKFSKFDGGLTESQMIEHMKDLESKNKIFKSFIGMGYYNTHVPPVILRNIMENPAWYTQYTPYQAEISQGRLESLLNFQTMITDLTGLPMSNASLLDEGTAAAEAMAMCNNIVKGKKKTFIIANNCHPQTIDICKTRADGFDLKVVTADLKDIDYSSGDVCGVLVQYPGTEGEILDYGEFIKNAHAQGVKVVMATDLLALIMLKPPGELGADIVVGSAQRFGVPMGYGGPHAAFLATSQEYKRMMPGRIIGVSVDSSGKPALRMAMQTREQHIRRDKATSNICTAQALLANMAAMYAVYHGPEGLKTIAQRVHGLAGAFAVGLKKLGNIEVQGIPFFDTVKVTCADAHAIADAAYKSEINLRVVDAKTITVSFDETTTLDDLDKLFKVFAGGKPVSFTAASLAPEVGNAIPSGLLRQSSYLTHQIFNTYHTEHELLRYLHKLQSKDLSLCHSMIPLGSCTMKLNATTEMMPVTWPGFTDIHPFAPSEQAQGYQEMFNNLGDLLCTITGFDSFSLQPNAGAAGEYAGLMVIRAYHKSRGDHHRNVCIIPVSAHGTNPASAAMCGMKIVPVGTDSKGNINIEELRKAAEANRDKLSALMVTYPSTHGVYEEGIDEICRIIHDNGGQVYMDGANMNAQVGLTSPGFIGADVCHLNLHKTFCIPHGGGGPGMGPIGVKKHLAPFLPSHPVVSTGGIPATDKSHPLGTISAAPWGSALILPISYTYIAMMGSKGLTDASKIAILNANYMAKRLENYYPVLFRGVNGTVAHEFIVDLRGFKNTAGIEPEDVAKRLMDYGFHAPTMSWPVPGTLMIEPTESESKAELDRFCDALISIREEIAQIENGKADIHNNVLKGAPHPPSLLMGDAWTKPYTREYAAFPASWLRTAKFWPTTGRVDNVYGDRNLICTLLPVSQMVEEEAAANA, encoded by the exons ATGGAGCGCGCAAGGAAGGTGGCTAACAGGGCAATCCTGAAACGTTTGGTTAATGAATCCAAGCAATCACGCAATGGTGAAATAAGTTCTAGATCACCTGTTTCCTACACTCCATCAAGGTATGTGTCTTCATTGTCACCTTTTGGTTCCAAGAATCATAGCAGATCAGATTCATTAGGTGCTAGAAATGTGTCGAACAATGTCGGTTTTGGTGTTGGGTCACAAATTCGATCCATTTCTGTCGAGGCATTGAAATCAAGTGATACTTTTCCTCGCCGCCATAACTCTGCAACCCCTGAAGAGCAGACCAAGATGGCTGAGTCATGTGGGTTTGATAGCCTCGACGCTCTTATTGACGCAACCGTGCCTAAAGCTATACGTATTGATTCCATGAAGTTTTCCAAGTTTGATGGAGGATTAACTGAGAGCCAAATGATTGAACACATGAAAGATTTGGAATCAAAGAACAAGATTTTTAAGTCTTTTATTGGAATGGGTTATTATAACACTCATGTTCCTCCTGTGATTTTGAGGAATATAATGGAGAATCCAGCTTGGTACACTCAATACACTCCTTACCAGGCTGAGATATCTCAAGGACGCCTTGAGTCTTTGCTTAATTTCCAAACTATGATTACGGATCTTACTGGATTGCCTATGTCAAATGCTTCGTTGCTTGATGAGGGAACTGCAGCTGCTGAGGCAATGGCCATGTGTAACAACATAGTGAAAGGAAAGAAGAAGACTTTTATTATTGCAAACAATTGTCATCCTCAGACAATTGATATTTGTAAGACAAGAGCTGATGGTTTTGATCTTAAAGTTGTTACTGCAGATCTTAAGGATATTGATTACAGCTCTGGTGATGTTTGTGGGGTTTTGGTTCAGTATCCGGGTACCGAGGGTGAGATTTTGGACTATGGGGAGTTCATTAAGAACGCTCATGCACAGGGTGTTAAGGTTGTCATGGCAACTGATTTGTTAGCATTGATAATGTTGAAGCCCCCAGGTGAACTTGGAGCAGATATAGTTGTTGGCTCAGCACAGAGGTTCGGGGTGCCGATGGGGTACGGTGGCCCTCACGCTGCTTTTTTGGCTACTTCCCAAGAGTACAAGAGGATGATGCCAGGGCGAATTATTGGTGTTAGTGTCGATTCTTCAGGGAAGCCTGCTTTGCGTATGGCGATGCAAACGAGGGAGCAACATATTCGCAGGGACAAAGCTACTAGCAACATCTGCACAGCTCAA GCGTTACTAGCAAACATGGCTGCTATGTATGCTGTTTATCATGGACCAGAGGGCCTAAAAACCATTGCGCAACGTGTCCACGGTCTTGCTGGGGCATTTGCTGTGGGACTGAAAAAACTTGGAAACATTGAAGTCCAAGGTATTCCCTTCTTTGATACTGTGAAGGTTACATGTGCTGATGCCCACGCTATTGCTGATGCTGCTTACAAGAGTGAGATTAATTTGCGAGTTGTAGATGCCAAAACT ATCACTGTTTCATTTGATGAAACAACTACCTTGGATGACTTGGACAAGCTTTTCAAAGTATTTGCTGGTGGCAAACCA GTCTCATTCACTGCTGCATCTCTTGCACCAGAGGTTGGGAATGCAATTCCTTCTGGGCTATTAAGACAGAGTTCATATCTTACCCACCAAATATTTAACAC GTATCACACAGAACATGAGTTGCTTCGGTACCTTCACAAGTTACAATCAAAGGATCTCTCATTGTGTCATAGTATGATTCCATTGGGATCTTGTACGATGAAACTAAATGCGACAACTGAAATGATGCCCGTGACATGGCCTGGTTTCACTGACATCCACCCTTTTGCCCCTTCTGAACAGGCTCAGGGTTATCAG GAAATGTTCAATAATTTGGGTGACCTGTTGTGTACTATCACTGGGTTTGACTCCTTCTCTTTGCAACCCAATGCTGGCGCTGCTGGCGAGTATGCCGGACTAATGGTTATCCGTGCATATCATAAG TCAAGAGGAGACCATCACCGGAACGTGTGTATCATACCTGTTTCAGCACATGGGACAAATCCGGCTAGTGCTGCAATGTGCGGAATGAAAATTGTTCCTGTAGGAACTGATTCCAAGGGTAACATCAACATTGAAGAATTAAGGAAAGCTGCTGAAGCTAACAGGGACAAGTTATCTGCTCTCATG GTCACTTATCCTTCAACCCATGGAGTGTATGAAGAAGGGATCGATGAGATATGTAGAATAATCCATGACAATGGAGGTCAAGTGTACATGGATGGGGCTAACATGAATGCCCAG GTTGGTTTGACAAGTCCGGGTTTTATTGGAGCAGATGTTTGCCATCTGAATCTCCACAAAACCTTCTGCATTCCACATGGAGGTGGTGGACCTGGCATGGGACCTATTGGTGTCAAGAAGCATTTGGCACCCTTTTTGCCTTCACATCCAGTG GTATCAACTGGAGGTATCCCAGCCACTGACAAATCACACCCTCTTGGTACCATTTCTGCTGCACCTTGGGGCTCTGCACTTATCTTGCCGATATCATACACTTACATAGCCATGATGGGGTCAAAGGGACTGACTGACGCTTCAAAGATAGCTATTCTGAATGCAAACTACATGGCAAAACGGTTGGAG AACTACTACCCCGTTCTTTTCCGTGGTGTCAATGGAACAGTTGCTCATGAATTCATTGTGGACTTAAGAGGATTTAAG AACACCGCTGGAATAGAACCTGAAGATGTTGCTAAACGTCTTATGGACTATGGATTCCATGCTCCTACAATGTCATGGCCTGTTCCAGGCACACTCATGATTGAACCCACTGAAAGTGAAAGCAAG GCGGAGCTCGATAGGTTCTGTGATGCTCTCATCTCCATTAGGGAAGAAATTGCTCAGATTGAGAATGGAAAAGCTGATATCCACAACAATGTTCTGAAG GGAGCTCCTCATCCACCATCTTTGCTCATGGGTGATGCATGGACAAAGCCATACACACGTGAATACGCCGCTTTCCCTGCTTCCTGGCTTCGTACTGCTAAGTTCTGGCCTACTACAG GACGTGTTGACAATGTATATGGTGATCGCAACCTCATTTGCACCCTTCTCCCAGTGTCGCAGATGGTTGAAGAAGAGGCGGCAGCCAACGCGTAA